A region of Streptomyces sp. WMMC500 DNA encodes the following proteins:
- a CDS encoding molecular chaperone Hsp90, with protein MDPSDPLDPVADPTARLRAAALDAWAASAARFREDANAEEDLALGGYRDRLVVELAQNAADAAARAGVPGRLRLTLDVSGRPGETAAEPTPGGGAADDGAGAGDDARAAAGVLAVANTGAPLDAAGVESLSTLRASAKRGEDTGEAVGRFGVGFSAVLAVSDAPEVVSRGGAGVRWSLAEARELVRTTAARNPALADEAARRDGHVPLLRLPLPLAEAGAPAVPEGYDTAVRLPLRDPAAAALTRRLLAGIDDALLLALPGLDEVVVETPEGVRTLRRRADGPYTVIEDTGRTDRQPRALPGDEAAAEPAPAPQPPAVTRYRTRTAAGRLDPHLLADRPVEERLRPTWTVTWAVPVAADGTPVAPATAPVLHAPTPTDEPLGVPALLIASFPLEPTRRHLAPGPLTDFLVARAADAYAGLLADWDPLTPGTIDLVPGPLGRGELDGALRAGILRLLPEIAFLPPATPEEGAKPQPLRPRDALVAEGAGAETVRRLGDVFPHLLPAGLERRGELRTLGVARVPLGELVERLAGAERPAAWWHGLYDSLAGTDPEELGGLPVPLADGRVVVGPRQVLLPAGGDAADGTQSARLARLGLRVADPVAAHPVLEQLGAVPATPRAVLTTPQVRAAVAGSLDAGEVWFDEGPEEGAPGPEELADIVLGLVRDAHLEPGDEPWLGALALPDEDGDPAPAGELVYPGSPFAAVIRPGELAVCAADLVERWGEEPLTAVGVQADFVLVRAEDVVLDPDELEPRDAAYPEYPESDDAGLLDAVDVWCEDVLDQLPDTPVPPVLTELVGVRDLDLVDDAHWPQALALLSRPPLREALTRPARVLLPDGEAHPVRPYTAWWLRGNPVLDGRPPAGLRAAGGDPLLTGLYEPADASAVGDEQVLRALGVRTSAAALLDEPGGAAELLARLADPDRDVTPGQLHALYTLLADLDPADVTLPDDLRAVRDGTTEVVPAGEALVADAPDLVPLATDRPLLPVAPARAAALGELLQVRRLTEAYQAPAARVPAAGEVREVPRPVRDLLGPDTPATYEEHGQLTVDGTELDWRRTPDGTVHAATMEGLAAGLAWATGQWQRRFEAAALLEDPTRTRELGEARWFD; from the coding sequence GTGGACCCCTCGGACCCCCTGGACCCCGTGGCCGACCCCACCGCCCGGCTGCGCGCCGCGGCGCTCGACGCCTGGGCGGCCTCGGCCGCCCGCTTCCGGGAGGACGCCAACGCGGAGGAGGACCTGGCACTCGGCGGCTACCGCGACCGTCTGGTGGTCGAACTGGCCCAGAACGCGGCGGACGCGGCGGCCCGCGCGGGCGTCCCGGGGCGGCTGCGGCTGACGCTGGACGTCTCCGGCCGGCCCGGGGAGACGGCCGCGGAGCCGACGCCTGGCGGCGGGGCTGCGGATGACGGTGCCGGCGCCGGCGATGACGCCCGCGCCGCCGCCGGGGTGCTGGCCGTCGCCAACACCGGCGCTCCCCTCGACGCCGCCGGGGTCGAGTCGCTGTCCACCCTGCGGGCGTCCGCGAAGCGGGGCGAGGACACCGGCGAGGCCGTCGGGCGGTTCGGGGTCGGGTTCTCCGCGGTGCTGGCCGTCAGCGACGCGCCCGAGGTCGTCTCCCGGGGCGGGGCCGGGGTGCGGTGGTCGCTGGCGGAGGCGCGGGAGCTGGTCCGTACGACCGCGGCGCGCAATCCCGCGCTCGCCGACGAGGCCGCCCGCCGCGACGGCCACGTCCCCCTGCTCCGCCTCCCCCTGCCCCTCGCGGAAGCCGGCGCCCCGGCCGTGCCAGAGGGCTACGACACCGCCGTCCGCCTGCCGCTGCGCGACCCGGCCGCCGCCGCCCTCACCCGGCGCCTGCTCGCCGGCATCGACGACGCGCTCCTGCTCGCCCTGCCCGGCCTCGACGAGGTCGTCGTGGAGACCCCCGAGGGCGTCCGCACGCTGCGCCGCCGCGCGGACGGCCCGTACACGGTCATCGAGGACACCGGCCGTACGGACCGGCAGCCCCGCGCCCTGCCCGGCGACGAGGCCGCCGCCGAACCGGCCCCCGCCCCGCAGCCCCCCGCCGTCACCCGCTACCGCACCCGCACCGCCGCCGGCCGCCTCGACCCCCACCTCCTCGCCGACCGCCCCGTCGAGGAGCGCCTCCGCCCCACCTGGACCGTCACCTGGGCCGTCCCCGTGGCCGCCGACGGCACCCCCGTCGCGCCCGCCACCGCGCCCGTGCTGCACGCGCCCACCCCCACCGACGAACCCCTCGGCGTCCCCGCGCTCCTCATCGCCTCCTTCCCCCTCGAACCCACCCGCCGCCACCTCGCCCCCGGCCCCCTCACCGACTTCCTCGTCGCCCGGGCCGCCGACGCCTACGCCGGACTCCTCGCCGACTGGGACCCCCTGACTCCCGGCACCATCGACCTCGTGCCCGGCCCCCTCGGCCGCGGCGAGCTCGACGGCGCCCTGCGCGCCGGCATCCTGCGGCTTCTCCCGGAGATCGCGTTCCTGCCCCCCGCCACCCCCGAGGAAGGCGCCAAGCCGCAGCCGCTGCGCCCCCGCGACGCGCTCGTCGCGGAGGGCGCCGGCGCCGAGACGGTGCGCCGGCTCGGCGACGTCTTCCCGCATCTGCTCCCCGCCGGTCTGGAGCGCCGCGGCGAGCTGCGCACCCTCGGCGTCGCCCGCGTGCCGCTCGGCGAGCTCGTCGAGCGGCTGGCCGGTGCCGAGCGCCCCGCCGCGTGGTGGCACGGCCTCTACGACTCCCTCGCCGGCACCGATCCCGAGGAGCTGGGCGGCCTGCCGGTGCCGCTCGCCGACGGCCGCGTCGTCGTGGGCCCGCGGCAGGTCCTGCTGCCAGCCGGCGGCGACGCGGCCGACGGGACGCAGTCCGCCCGCCTGGCCCGCCTCGGGCTGCGCGTCGCCGACCCGGTCGCCGCGCACCCCGTGCTGGAGCAACTCGGCGCGGTGCCCGCCACGCCGCGCGCGGTGCTGACGACGCCGCAGGTGCGGGCGGCGGTGGCGGGGTCGCTGGACGCGGGGGAGGTGTGGTTCGACGAGGGGCCCGAGGAGGGCGCGCCGGGTCCCGAGGAGCTGGCGGACATCGTCCTCGGGCTGGTCCGCGACGCGCACCTGGAGCCGGGCGACGAGCCGTGGCTGGGTGCGCTCGCGCTGCCCGACGAGGACGGCGACCCGGCCCCGGCCGGCGAACTCGTCTACCCCGGCAGCCCGTTCGCCGCCGTCATCCGACCGGGTGAGCTGGCGGTCTGCGCCGCCGACCTGGTCGAGCGGTGGGGCGAGGAGCCGTTGACGGCGGTCGGGGTGCAGGCGGACTTCGTGCTCGTACGGGCCGAGGACGTCGTCCTCGACCCCGACGAGCTGGAGCCCCGTGACGCTGCTTATCCCGAGTATCCCGAGTCCGACGACGCCGGGCTGCTCGACGCGGTGGACGTGTGGTGCGAGGACGTCCTCGACCAACTGCCGGACACGCCCGTGCCGCCCGTGCTCACCGAGCTGGTGGGCGTACGGGACCTGGACCTGGTCGACGACGCGCACTGGCCGCAGGCGCTCGCGCTGCTCTCCCGCCCGCCGCTGCGCGAGGCGCTGACGCGCCCGGCGCGCGTGCTGCTGCCGGACGGCGAGGCGCATCCCGTCCGCCCGTACACCGCCTGGTGGCTGCGCGGTAACCCGGTCCTCGACGGCCGCCCGCCCGCCGGCCTGCGCGCCGCGGGCGGCGACCCGCTGCTGACCGGGCTGTACGAGCCGGCCGACGCCTCCGCGGTCGGCGACGAGCAGGTCCTGCGGGCCCTGGGCGTACGCACCTCGGCCGCGGCGCTCCTCGACGAGCCGGGCGGCGCGGCGGAGCTGCTCGCCCGCCTCGCCGACCCCGACCGCGACGTCACCCCGGGCCAACTGCACGCCCTCTACACCCTCCTCGCCGACCTCGACCCCGCCGACGTCACCCTCCCCGACGACCTCCGCGCGGTCCGCGACGGCACGACGGAGGTGGTACCGGCGGGTGAGGCCCTCGTCGCGGACGCTCCCGACCTCGTGCCCCTGGCGACCGACCGCCCCCTGCTCCCGGTCGCCCCGGCGCGGGCGGCGGCGCTGGGGGAGCTGCTCCAGGTCCGGCGGCTGACGGAGGCATACCAGGCGCCGGCAGCCCGGGTGCCGGCGGCCGGCGAGGTCCGCGAGGTCCCGCGGCCCGTACGGGACCTGCTGGGCCCGGACACCCCGGCGACGTACGAGGAGCACGGGCAACTGACGGTCGACGGCACCGAACTCGACTGGCGCCGGACCCCGGACGGCACGGTCCACGCGGCGACGATGGAGGGCCTGGCGGCGGGGCTGGCGTGGGCGACGGGGCAGTGGCAGCGGCGGTTCGAGGCGGCGGCGCTGCTGGAGGACCCGACGCGGACGCGGGAGCTGGGGGAGGCCCGCTGGTTCGACTGA
- a CDS encoding MFS transporter, whose protein sequence is MSTGPGADSAPAPTPDNDEEAGERGRRGTFSSLRIRNYRLFAGGQVVSNTGTWMQRITQDWLVLSLTGSATAVGITTALQFLPMLLFGLYGGVLADRLPKRKLLVATQAAMGLIGLALAALTLSGVVTVWHVYLMAFLLGLATVVDNPARQVFVAELVGKDQMQNAVSLNAANFQTARLVGPAVAGVLITAVGSGWAFLLNGLSFLAPLTGLLLMRTAELHRVERAPRGKGQLREGLKYVAGRPELLWPIVLVGFIGTFGYNFPIWLTAYVDEVFHGDAGTYGLLNSLMAAGSLSGALFAARRGVSRMRLTVLAALAFGVLEIVAAVSPAFWLFAALLVPVGAFGLLFNTTANANVQLATDEAMRGRVMSLFVMVFVGGTPIGGPVVGWATDTFGARIGFLTCGVISVLAAVTVGLVLARVGGLRLRIDLRRGRKHVAFVPARRAEELAPAA, encoded by the coding sequence TTGAGTACGGGACCCGGAGCAGACTCCGCACCCGCACCCACACCCGATAACGACGAAGAAGCAGGGGAGCGCGGCAGGCGCGGCACCTTCAGCTCGCTGAGGATCCGCAACTACCGCCTCTTCGCCGGCGGCCAGGTGGTCTCCAACACCGGCACCTGGATGCAGCGCATCACGCAGGACTGGCTGGTGCTCAGCCTCACCGGCTCCGCCACCGCCGTCGGCATCACGACCGCGCTGCAGTTCCTGCCCATGCTGCTGTTCGGCCTCTACGGCGGCGTCCTCGCCGACCGGCTGCCCAAGCGCAAGCTGCTCGTCGCCACCCAGGCCGCCATGGGCCTCATCGGCCTCGCGCTCGCGGCGCTCACGCTGAGCGGAGTCGTGACGGTCTGGCACGTCTACCTCATGGCGTTCCTGCTCGGCCTCGCCACGGTCGTCGACAACCCGGCGCGGCAGGTGTTCGTCGCCGAACTGGTCGGCAAGGACCAGATGCAGAACGCCGTCAGCCTCAACGCCGCCAACTTCCAGACCGCCCGGCTCGTCGGACCCGCCGTGGCCGGCGTCCTCATCACCGCCGTCGGCAGCGGCTGGGCGTTCCTGCTGAACGGGCTCTCCTTCCTCGCCCCCCTCACCGGGCTGCTGCTCATGCGCACCGCGGAGCTGCACCGCGTCGAGCGCGCGCCGCGCGGCAAGGGGCAGTTGCGCGAGGGCCTGAAGTACGTCGCCGGCCGGCCCGAGCTGCTGTGGCCGATCGTGCTGGTCGGCTTCATCGGCACGTTCGGCTACAACTTCCCGATCTGGCTCACGGCGTACGTGGACGAGGTCTTCCACGGCGACGCCGGCACGTACGGCCTGCTGAACTCGCTGATGGCCGCCGGCTCCCTGAGCGGCGCGCTGTTCGCGGCGCGGCGCGGGGTCAGCAGGATGCGGCTGACGGTGCTCGCGGCGCTGGCGTTCGGGGTGCTGGAGATCGTCGCGGCGGTGTCGCCCGCGTTCTGGCTCTTCGCGGCGCTGCTGGTGCCGGTGGGCGCGTTCGGGCTGCTGTTCAACACGACCGCGAACGCCAACGTGCAGCTCGCCACGGACGAGGCCATGCGCGGGCGGGTGATGAGCCTGTTCGTGATGGTGTTCGTCGGCGGTACGCCGATCGGCGGGCCGGTCGTCGGCTGGGCGACCGACACGTTCGGCGCCCGGATCGGGTTCCTGACCTGCGGGGTGATATCCGTGCTCGCGGCCGTCACGGTGGGGCTGGTGCTGGCCAGGGTCGGGGGCCTGCGGCTGCGGATCGACCTGCGGCGCGGGCGCAAGCACGTCGCGTTCGTGCCGGCCCGGCGGGCGGAGGAGCTGGCTCCGGCCGCGTAG
- a CDS encoding MarR family transcriptional regulator: MPDLSQEENAAAVNSLRSAIMRLTRRLRHQRVDESLSPTEMSVLGTLFRCGPLGPGELARKEHVQPPSMTRIVTMLETKGLVRLEPHPEDRRQKVVSQTEEAEAMLEESRRRRNAWLAELAGGLSEEEWATLRDAAPVLEKLAHLPMPEATPR; encoded by the coding sequence ATGCCTGACCTGTCCCAGGAGGAGAACGCCGCCGCGGTGAACTCGCTCCGCTCCGCGATCATGCGGCTCACCCGCCGGCTGCGGCACCAGCGCGTGGACGAGTCGCTGAGCCCGACCGAGATGTCGGTGCTCGGCACGCTCTTCCGCTGCGGCCCGCTCGGCCCCGGTGAGCTGGCGCGCAAGGAGCACGTCCAGCCGCCGTCGATGACCCGCATCGTCACCATGCTGGAGACCAAGGGGCTGGTCCGGCTGGAGCCGCACCCGGAGGACCGGCGGCAGAAGGTCGTGAGCCAGACCGAGGAGGCCGAGGCGATGCTCGAGGAGAGCCGCCGCAGGCGCAACGCCTGGCTGGCCGAGCTCGCCGGCGGTCTGTCCGAGGAGGAGTGGGCCACGCTGCGCGACGCCGCGCCGGTGCTCGAGAAGCTCGCGCACCTGCCCATGCCGGAGGCCACACCACGCTGA
- a CDS encoding ricin-type beta-trefoil lectin domain protein, whose product MTGSRTRRSLLRCAAVLGTALSLSLFQPTAGAAPDPSAGSPAGAGGDTAYTAAPIPDDTAHRPGEGGESLRPGAPNGAPLAAAATVCDGNGTSGKRVQLIYVRGEAQPDRYNQFAGTFQSFADQIDAAFVEGAQRTGGTRHVRFVHNSACRAVVDNVVVPQASMATVDTITAALKSRGYNRTDRKYLFYYENNGCGVAFGSGGDDRPGADNPFNAGPHYAAMGTGCWTWQASAHELLHTIGAVQRSAPHATAHGHCWDDQDIMCYNDGGVPNPPGDMVNVCAGAPENQLDCNNDDYFHTSPPAGSYLATHWNAANSQYLIGGGSSTSGAIVGLAGKCVDVNGSNPANGTAVQLWACNGTSAQSWTRSGQTLRALGKCLDVTSSGTADGTQIQLWDCNGSGAQNWTAGADGTLRNPASGRCLDVHGGSSADGTRLVIWTCHGGANQTWRLPA is encoded by the coding sequence GTGACCGGATCCAGAACCAGACGATCACTCTTAAGGTGTGCGGCGGTCCTCGGGACGGCTCTCTCGCTGTCCCTCTTCCAGCCCACCGCCGGCGCCGCCCCCGACCCCTCCGCCGGCTCACCCGCCGGCGCGGGCGGGGACACCGCGTACACCGCGGCACCGATACCCGACGACACCGCGCACCGGCCCGGCGAGGGCGGCGAGTCGCTGCGGCCCGGCGCCCCCAACGGCGCGCCGCTCGCCGCGGCGGCGACCGTCTGCGACGGCAACGGAACCAGCGGCAAGCGCGTCCAGCTCATCTACGTGCGCGGTGAGGCCCAGCCGGACCGGTACAACCAGTTCGCGGGCACGTTCCAGTCGTTCGCCGACCAGATCGACGCCGCCTTCGTCGAGGGAGCCCAGCGCACCGGCGGCACGCGGCACGTGCGGTTCGTGCACAACTCCGCCTGCCGCGCCGTCGTCGATAACGTTGTCGTCCCCCAGGCGTCGATGGCCACCGTCGACACCATCACCGCCGCACTGAAGTCCCGCGGCTACAACCGGACCGACCGCAAGTACCTGTTCTACTACGAGAACAACGGCTGCGGCGTCGCCTTCGGCAGCGGCGGCGACGACCGGCCCGGCGCCGACAACCCGTTCAACGCCGGCCCGCACTACGCCGCGATGGGCACCGGCTGCTGGACCTGGCAGGCCAGCGCGCACGAGCTGCTGCACACCATCGGCGCGGTCCAGCGCAGCGCCCCGCACGCCACCGCGCACGGGCACTGCTGGGACGACCAGGACATCATGTGCTACAACGACGGCGGCGTGCCCAACCCGCCGGGCGACATGGTGAACGTCTGCGCCGGCGCGCCGGAGAACCAGCTCGACTGCAACAACGACGACTACTTCCACACCAGTCCGCCCGCGGGCAGCTACCTGGCGACCCACTGGAACGCCGCCAACAGCCAGTACCTCATCGGCGGCGGGAGCAGTACGTCCGGCGCGATCGTCGGGCTCGCCGGCAAGTGCGTGGACGTCAACGGCTCCAACCCCGCGAACGGCACCGCCGTCCAGCTCTGGGCCTGCAACGGCACCTCCGCTCAGTCCTGGACGCGGTCCGGGCAGACCCTCAGGGCGCTCGGCAAGTGCCTCGACGTGACGTCCAGCGGAACGGCCGACGGCACGCAGATCCAGTTGTGGGACTGCAACGGCTCCGGGGCGCAGAACTGGACCGCCGGCGCGGACGGCACCCTGCGCAACCCCGCGTCCGGGCGCTGTCTCGACGTCCACGGCGGCAGCTCCGCCGACGGCACCAGGCTCGTCATCTGGACCTGCCACGGCGGCGCCAACCAGACGTGGCGCCTGCCCGCCTGA
- a CDS encoding NCS2 family permease, which translates to MPPAPKTASTDPGDGPPPPPPSRLDAFFHLSRRGSSVTQELRGGLATFFAMAYIIVLNPIILGSATDKFGHKLDHGELVTATVLVAAVTTLLMGVIGNVPVACAAGLGINAVVSLQLAPEMSWADAMGMVVLAGLIIMLLVATGLRERVMSAIPDGLRKAIAIGIGLFIALVGLVDAGFVTRNPDSAHTTVPLTLGTAGHLEGWPVLVFLLGLGLTFVLLARRFRGAILVSIVTMTLVAMIIHAVGDLPEEAWGLTAPVVPDSVVEAPDFGLLGEASLFGGFREAGILTGCLFVFTVLLSGFFDAMGTILGVTEEAHLLDEHGRLPEMNRVLMADGAAVALGGAASVSASTAFAESTAGVGEGARTGLANVVTGAMFLLALVFTPLVTIVPSQAATPALVVVGFLIMSANVRSIDWSDLTIAAPAFLTIILMPFSYSITVGIGMGFLAHTLLRAAVGRPASVRPALWVTSAVFVVYFALEPIERWLGLD; encoded by the coding sequence ATGCCCCCCGCTCCGAAGACCGCCAGCACGGACCCCGGGGACGGCCCGCCGCCCCCGCCCCCCTCCCGCCTCGACGCCTTCTTCCACCTCTCGCGCCGCGGCTCGTCCGTCACGCAGGAGCTGCGGGGCGGGCTGGCGACGTTCTTCGCCATGGCTTACATCATCGTGCTGAACCCGATCATCCTGGGCTCGGCCACGGACAAGTTCGGCCACAAACTGGACCACGGCGAGCTGGTCACCGCCACCGTGCTGGTCGCGGCGGTGACCACGCTGCTCATGGGCGTCATCGGCAACGTCCCCGTCGCCTGCGCCGCGGGCCTCGGGATCAACGCGGTGGTGTCGCTCCAGCTCGCGCCGGAGATGTCGTGGGCGGACGCGATGGGCATGGTGGTGCTGGCGGGGCTGATCATCATGCTGCTGGTGGCCACGGGGCTGCGGGAGCGGGTGATGTCCGCGATCCCCGACGGGCTGCGCAAGGCCATCGCGATCGGCATCGGCCTGTTCATCGCCCTGGTCGGCCTGGTCGACGCGGGCTTCGTCACCCGCAACCCGGACTCCGCGCACACCACCGTCCCCCTCACCCTGGGCACGGCGGGTCACCTGGAAGGGTGGCCGGTGCTGGTCTTCCTGCTGGGCCTGGGACTGACCTTCGTGCTGCTGGCCCGCCGGTTCCGCGGCGCGATCCTCGTCAGCATCGTGACGATGACGCTGGTCGCGATGATCATCCACGCGGTCGGCGACCTCCCGGAGGAGGCGTGGGGCCTGACCGCCCCCGTGGTCCCGGACAGCGTCGTCGAGGCCCCCGACTTCGGCCTGCTGGGCGAGGCGAGCCTCTTCGGCGGCTTCCGCGAGGCGGGGATCCTGACGGGCTGCCTCTTCGTCTTCACCGTGCTGCTGTCCGGCTTCTTCGACGCGATGGGCACGATCCTCGGCGTCACCGAGGAGGCCCACCTCCTGGACGAACACGGCCGCCTCCCCGAGATGAACCGCGTCCTCATGGCCGACGGCGCCGCCGTCGCCCTCGGCGGCGCGGCCTCGGTCTCGGCGAGCACGGCCTTCGCAGAGTCCACGGCGGGCGTCGGCGAGGGGGCGCGTACGGGGCTGGCGAACGTCGTCACGGGCGCCATGTTCCTGCTGGCGCTGGTCTTCACCCCGCTGGTGACGATCGTCCCCTCGCAGGCGGCGACGCCGGCGCTGGTGGTGGTCGGCTTCCTGATCATGTCGGCCAACGTCCGCAGCATCGACTGGTCCGACCTGACGATCGCGGCCCCGGCCTTCCTGACGATCATCCTGATGCCCTTCAGCTACAGCATCACGGTCGGCATCGGCATGGGCTTCCTGGCGCACACGCTGCTGCGCGCGGCGGTGGGCCGGCCGGCGAGCGTCCGCCCGGCGCTGTGGGTGACGTCGGCGGTGTTCGTCGTCTACTTCGCCCTGGAGCCCATCGAACGCTGGCTGGGCCTCGACTAG